taGTTCAACATATTCTAATGCTACATTAAGTGTAAAAGGATGAGAGGTGTCTTGTTCTGGTACTGGTATTAATTTTGTGTcgtttgatttttgtttttttccccagttcATTCTGTCAGTCATATGACATGAAGCAGCACTCCACTAAGGTATTTAGAGACATTGTCAATGCACTGGGCTCCTTCATCCAGTCCCTCTTCATTGTACCCAACGCAGGCAATACTGCTGCCATCAGTGCGCCTGCCGGTCAGTTCACACATTTATtgaataaaatgatttgaaaatgtgttcTAATGCACCTAAAATGTACGTATACTAACGTATTTAGTtaagttttcttttaatattatGCATTTTTGTTATCTTGTACTTTAttccagtttctctttttgacAATGTTTTATTCACTCTTTGCCCATTTCATTCCTCTGATTTTTGTCTAGGAGGCTCTGGTTCAGGGGCCCAGGGTGCAGCACAAGGCGGCCCAGGGACAGGAGGTGTCAGTGGCAACCTTACTACACAGGCTGCGTTTGAGTACCGTGGTACCTGGATCCCCCTCATGACTGTTAGTGTCCAAGGCAGCGCCAAGGCCACTTAGTAAGTAGAGTTACCTCACAGACTTAAGTAGGTTACCTTTCTGATCATTGTCTTTCATGTGTAAACAAATACGTCACCCCTGGGGCACACACAATAAACTAGTGGACATCTAAATTTCTTGGAACTATCAGTTCTGTGCTGCTAAGGCACTTAAATGAACGCATTACTACAGAGTTGGCTATATCCTGCAAGAAGTCAGGAAGCAATTTTTCTATAAACCACAGAGGTTCATAATAAGGTGCATAGATCAAAGGCTTAACCCTGCTTGAGGAGTGAAATCTATTGCCATTAGTATATGGTATTTCACAGGGAAGCAAGGTTTAAAATCCAGAGAATTACATTAGCCAGAGGCCCTCCTGTTAGAGGTGTTGTCTAAATCGTGCCCTGTGACAGTAATGGAGTGTATTTGCTATAATTAAGATGTATTATTCCTAGTAGTTTTGAAAGGCTGCAAGGAGCAGACTTTCTTTGATATAAACCAGAATTGGATGCACACCTTTGATGCGTTTAATGCCTGAAATGTTGAGTGTAGAAAGAGCAACAGCTGCTTTTTTTGTAAGAGACAAAGCAACAGAGTCCAGGTTAAAAGGTTATTTCTGGCAGGCAAGGCTAGATGATGCAGGCATTTTTTTGTATCTTGGCAGAATTGAAGTGAATAGTATCTTTCTTCCAGTGTTGGTCAAGTAAATCAGTGTTATTAAATAAGTCATGCATACACACTTAATTCCACACCTATCTCCTCTGCACTCTTTCATCCTCTAGTCTTGAGATGCTGGACAAGGTGGAGCCCCCATCCATCCCAGAGGGCTATGCAATGTCTGTGGCGTTCAGTGCCCTTCTGGACCTGGTGAGGGGCATCACTTCCATGATTGAAAGAGAACTTTCTCTGGAGGAGGGAGCAGCTGCCGAGTTCAGAGAGACTCACCCTGACCAGGAGTGGCAGCCACAGCCTGGTATGAACGGTCAAAGGGGATATTACATGAAGTACAATAGCAAACATAATGCAATGAAATGTTCAGATGGTTGTATGAGATGTATAGTAGTAAAATTTAATGCAGAGATAAATCCTACATGAAACGATTAAGAACTAAGAAGTAGAACATGTTTTCAAGGGGGAAATGCCCGAGTATCTATGCAAACCAGACGTGTTTTACAACCTCATTACAATTCTGGGTGGTGTGACTCTATGTCTTTACGTTTTCACAGATCTCATAAATGGTGgcatgtttttatgtcttttcctATGTGATGCTGTCTAAACTGCATTGAAATAAGAAAGTCCTGAATAAACTCATGAatgctttgtctctgtctcaggaGCCCACCTTGTGTGGGAGGAGATGGTTAGTGCCTGCTGGTGTGGTCTACTGgctgctctgtctctgcttcTAGATGCCAGGTAATGggctctctctttttttttgttttagttttacaaacTGCTCATCTGCAGTCACTAGTTATAGATCTGTCTGTCTTGTGTTGCAGCACCGATGAAACAGCGACGGAAAACATACTGAAAGCGGAACTGACCATGGCCTCATTGTGTGGTCGTCTAAGTCTGGTGACACCCCGAGATGCCTTCATCACAGCTATTTGCAAGGCTTCTCTGCCCCCTCACTATGCCTTGACTGTTCTCAGCAGCAATGCCGCCAACCTTTCCAGTAAAGGTACCCAGTCTCTAATGTTTGGATCACGAAATACAGAATGTAATAGTAACCCATAGTCCCCTTTTCCATCCCTGGGGATGGCCTCTGgtcatgtgtatttatgttaaaTTAATGAGCACTTCTACCATATGGTTAGATGCACTTATTGAATTAATCCATGACTTTTCACTGCGGTTTCTAATTAGAAACACAGAATGTGTCTAGGGAATGTAGatgtacacaacacacacacacacacacacacacacacagagccactCTCAAACCAACTGCTCAGACATTCACTATTTGCATATTAGCTTGTAGAGATAAAGCTGGCAAATTGGGTCTCCACTCACAATGGTTGTTTGCCTTGGAGTTAATTAAGAAAGCTTTTCTTGCATGTCGTAAGCTTGTTACaaaacctgtttgtgtgtattactGTCTCATTGAAAAACTGACTCTGGTATGTGTGGGTGAGTGTTTCAGCATCTGTGTGTATTATCCACAGCCTACTCAATCCAGGGACAGAGTGTGCAAATTATCAGCCCCTCCAGTGAATCTCATCAGCAGGTAGTGGCTGTGGGACAGCCACTTACTGCCCAGCCCCAGGGCACTGTGGTGGTAagaaaacgcacacacacatgcacgcacatgcaCTTACACTCAATTATAAACAGGCTGTGGTTACACTTGACATTTAATAAGTTAATTCTTGAAGCAGTTTCTTGAAGCATACAGACATTTAGTAATCAAAACAAATTATACAAACAATAATTCCCCATGAAGGATACAACAGCTGCAAAAAGAAGGAagtaaaactgctgctgctgctgctggggagGAAGATACATTTTAaggataaatactgtaaaacagtgAGAGGGTCATAGTCACGACTACCACATCGTATACGTAACACAGTTGAATCTGTCTCCAACCAACTCTAAAACCACACAACAAGATGGTTTAAACATGAGCAAGttccaaatgtatttttattatttttatttccatggATGTATGGCAGTGACCACTGGGTAACATGCACATGGACCGTATAGAGATCCTGACCATTGGTTTTAATTATACTAATTAATAGATATATTTCTCTGTGATTCCACTCATTGCGATTTGTTATGAAAACTATTTTGAGATAAATGCATGACATATACATTAAATATAGTGTAATAAAACTAACTGTTCCTCTTGCAGCTGACTGCCAAGAACATCCAGTGTATGCGAACCCTACTGAACCTGGCCCACTGCAACGGAGCTGTGCTTGGCACCTCTTGGCAGCTAGTATTGGCCACATTGCAggtactactaccactactaccatCTGCTACCACATCCAGTATTTACATGGGACAGCACAAAGAAATTCACACATCTTTAACTAATTAGACAAAATAGTATTTTGCAATATAAACTTGAAAACTGCCTGTCAGAAAAAAGGAGACAAGAGCATATTTACTGTTGAAATTTAATAACTCATAACTCATTTACATCTTTTTCACTTGTAGGATAATTTGCATTATCTGTCAGTATGTCCGTGAACATTTTTGACCTTCTGTtgatgtagatgttgatgagCTTCTCACTTTTCTCTCCTAGCACTTGGTGTGGATCCTAGGACTGAAGCCTGGGCTGGGTGGTGCCCTGAAGCCTGGGCGGGCTGTGGAGGGACCCAGTACAGTGAGTCTTTTTAGTAACTGTGTGTTGAGCATGAACTGTACAGCATATATCTCAAGTCACTGTCGGCACTGAACTGACAAACtaattactgtttgtgtttttaacctAAACAGGTGCTAACCACAGCGGTGATGACAGACTTGCCTGTCATCTCCAACATCCTGTCCAGACTATTTGAGAGCTCCCAGTAAGTATTAGTCCATGACTGTAAACAGATACTCGCAACAGAAACTCCAATTACATGTGCATATGCTTTTAAATTATCTAGAAGATGTTTATTAAGAAGGGTAGCTGCTGGTAAAGGTCATTTGAGGtcaataaaagtaaattatagCATCTACAAATTCAGTAGAGAGAGGAGTTTTAGTCATAATCAATGATAAAATCTCAGCTTGAGTCTTTATTCTCTGGGGTAGAAAAGAATTGTTCATCTTTATAAATATTCATTGCACTGTCCTGAATAATAACTATTGTGCACTTACAAAGAAGTATGAGTACTAAAAGTGCATACATAATGTGcaatatttttatgtgtgtgttctagATACCTGGATGATGTGTCCCTGCATCACCTGATCAATgctctttgttctctctctctggaaGCCATGGAAATGGCTTATGGAAACAACAAGGTAAAGCTAagtacaaacagaaaatgtcacaCACTTTCAGAAACGTACCCTTTCCCTTCACTACAGTCCTGCACAGGACACAAAGCAGCATGTTTGTAAACCTTAACACTTACAGAACCCAAAGCAGACGGTATTTGCTTAAAGTTTAGTATTTTCTGTTCTTGGTTTCAGGAGCCATCTCTGTTTGCGGTGGCCAAGCTTTTGGAGACTGGCCTTGTTAACATGGACCGTATAGAGATCCTGTGGAGACCTCTGACTGGCCACTTACTTGAGGTATTGTGACATCAACTTAGAGCTATAGCCTACGGGGTGCAGATAAAAAAGTGTGTCCTCAAGTGTCAGCACATTTCAGAATATTCAAATGTTGAATGAGCTTTTCACTCTATGATAAccattaaaaatatatagtagttttacattttattattattattattattattattattattattgttttattattattacttttttatataGGTACAGTTTTTTTAGCCCTGGTACATGCAGTTAGCTAGTTACTGACAGTTATGGGGTTTAACTACACTCTAAGTAGGTGCTGGCAGTCATATATGtgtgtaaaggtgtgtgtgtggaggttttCTTCACATTCTCTTTGTCTATctcccttctctttttttttttgcactccTGTCTGTTTTGCAGAAGGTAAGTTCTGATTCTCTCTTTCATTGACACTGGCTTTCTCATCTCTTTGATTACTCAAATgccttctttctccctctcagtcTGGCTTCAACATGTTGGAGTTGAGAAGTCATTGTGTCAGAATGTGTCCAAATGTGCATTTGTTCCGCTATCAGTGTGTGATCCAAACTAAATCTATGTAAAGCTGCACCTGCAAAGCGTACTCTGTGCTTAGATAATGCATTATTGTGCTTTTTTGCAGGCTTGGCCAAATTCAAATACagtgcttttatattttttaggtAGTATGGAAGTGACACCACCTGTATTACATCTTCATTTACAGATGTTAATATGATTAAGAGGTTAAGAGTAAAATCAGAGGTATTAATCATTGTGCAAGCCAAATTAGTAAATAGATACACATGGACTATCTGGGTTCTGATTCTGATTAGTAGTTTGTCTATATGACTGAAGGCAATACAGACTTTTCTCCTTTTAGTGTTGTAAAGTCTGACacaaagagttaaaaaaaaacgtCCTTATAGATCGATGGATATACAGAACTTCCTGTGCTGAGCTTAGCCTCTCCATGTGTATCTATATTAGCTCATATGATTACACTGTCACAGCATATCCTGTTATCACAGGGGATCCCAGTCTCTATCGCGCAGTCTGTGGTTTATTTCACCCACTTGTTTCACACCCACCCACTGTGACCACTGCTGGGAAACACTGTTCTGAACAGCCTCTGCATGAGATCTGTCATCGCTTGCaggtgtctgtatttgtgtgtacatgtgataTGTCTTGCAGGTTTGCCAGCACCCAAACTCTAGGATGAGAGAGTGGGGCGCTGAGGCATTGACGGCACTCATCAAAGCTGGTCTGGCCTACAAACATGATCCTCCACTAGCCCAGAATCAAGTATGTAAGACCACAGGAGTGTGTGACCAAAAACACAagaatgcagaaaaacaaaaatctgccAAAGGAAATGCAAAACACATTATGGAGCCcaaactgagaaaaagaaaccatTAGGAGTATTGGCTCTTAGTCCTTCTCTATTATATAAAGATTTTAGGGACAGAAAGACTTTTTGTTAGATAGAtgtgtattgtttgtgttcTCTAGGTGTCTCTCCTTAATATCAGTTGTTTGTAAAGCTGACATTTAAGAAATCCACTGTCACAATGTAAGTCAGGACAGATAAGGCTATGTgccaaatgtttaaaataaaacagaaatgtcacagtAACTCTTCCTCTCTTGTCACTCATAGTCTGTGACATTCACCTTATTGAGACAGATAAGAGAACGGCACTGAGCTTATCTAAAAGAGGGCATGCCAACTGTTTGGAGGTTAATAGAACTGCATAAATAAATAGGATACTGTGTAAATGGCACAAATTGAATGATTATTTTACACCTTCTACTGAAATTACTATATTATAATACTAAAgtagcattattattattattatgcactAATTGATTGTGATTGGCGACTATATGCTGAACCTCCACATATCAATATGTGCCTTATTTGCGCCTACTCATATGTCACCTGCAAACTAGATTTAATGACTGAGTTTAATAAAGATACCTTGTAGATGCATTCACCACAGTCAAACTGTTCTAAAATTAGAATTGTATATGTTTACTAAATAGATACGTACATTGAGTCTTAGCATCATTTGCAAAACAAAGAATTTATTTGCCAATGCttgtcagtttaaaaaaacaaactgatacTAACGTCCACTTTTAATCCCAAAGCGGCTGCAGCTTCTTTTGTTGAACCCCCTGAAGGAGTTGTCCAACGTGCTTCATGCAGACATCCGCCAGAAGCAGCTAGAGAGTGTCCTGCAGATCCTACAGAGCCAGGGGGACAGCTTGGGGCCTGGCTGGCCCCTTGTCTTGGGTGTCATAGGAGCCATCCGTAATGATCAAGGGTAAGTGTTTCAGGCAAATGCTTTGTTTCAGTTGTAACCACAGTTAAACTGCAACTAATTCAAGAAATTACACTAAAAGTCAAAGTGTACTATGTTTTGTTCCTTGTTTCCTTTCAGTGAGTCATTGATCCGAACAGCCTTCCAGTGCCTGCAGTTGGTGGTGACAGACTTTCTGCCCACAATGCCTTGCACGTGCCTCCAGATTGTAGTGGATGTAGCTGGCAGCTTCGGCCTCCAGAATCAGGAGCTCAACATCAGCCTGACCTCCATCGGCCTACTGGTGAGTAAGAGATGTCTTATTCCATggtctttatttttaacatagTACTTTAAAAATTCAATGAAAAAGCCACAAGAACCTTCTCTAGGCCACCAGCAGGACGTGACTTTTAAAGCTGAAACAtagtacatttaatttaattacacaaGTGTAAAATCAGATCATTCCTTGTTTTGCATTAGCTATCGAAATTAATATCACTTCGCCACGGCACTGACATTTCATACTATTCAGAACATGCAAAACCTGGGATTGATCTGTGGTTTGCAGGATTATTTGTCGCGGTTTGTTGCAGTTCCTGTGAGATTACTTTATGGTAATAGGATACCAAAACCACCCGAAGCCTTTTACCAACTGTCCACTCCAATATATGATCCCAACGCTCCCACTTCCCTTTTCATGCACAGTGGAACATTTCGGACTACTTCTTCCAAAGAGGTGAAGCCATTACACAGGAATTGATAAGGGAGGAGGAAGCTCTGCAGAAGCAGGCCCAGGAAAAAGGAGAGACCCTCAACAGGCCTTTTCACCCTGCTCCTCCGTTTGATTGCCTGTGGCTGTGCCTGTATGCCAAGCTGGGTGAGCTGTGTGTCGACCCTCGGCCTGCTGTCCGTAAAAGCGCTGGGCAGACATTGTTCTCCACCATCGCTGCCCATGGAACATTGCTGCAGCAACCAACATGGCATATTGTGGTCTGGAAGGTAGTATACAAAACTGTGATTCTCATTTGATTGTTGTCCATGAACTGTATTAGTTAGTATGTCTGTAACTTGCAGAATGTCctgatgtttgatttatataataataaatatgttgctGTCACAACTAGGTACTGTTCCACCTGCTAGACTGTGTGAGGACGTCGTCCACCACGGCAGACAAGGAGAAGATTGAATCGGGTGGTGGAAATATCCTTATCCACCACTCACGTGACACAGCTGAAAAACAGTGGGCAGAGACGTGGGTGTTGACACTTGCAGGAGTGGCACGCATTTTCAACACAAGGCGGTATCTCCTGCAACAGTTAGGTGAGTCACACATCTTCTCTGACAGTATCTGATGCTGTACTGCATAACATTCATTGTGACACTGCTACCACAGGACTGTAAAAATTAAATCTACATGTTGGAATGAATTTACAAATCTGTGCCAAATGCAGAAATAGTCTAAAAATGGTCATGTTGTTTTACTGGAATATTACCACCAATTAATTCCTGTTAACACCCATGTGGATGCGATTAATATTCCAGGGAGGTACGAATGATAAAACAGGATCTGCACATTAACAGTTCTCATCCTTCTGACTGGCATTTTAGCAAGTTGCAAGAGGTGACTCATAACAGCCAACACATTTCTAGTTTGCTACATATGAAATAAAGAGGAAGGTTCCTACACACAACTGAGATAGAAATGCTGGCAAGATAATGTCAGTGTATGGATTTTTAGGGACATCTACCACAAAATGTGGTAGGCTtatattcatattaataatatgtttttGAGTTTGATAGACCTGCTTTTCCAGCCATTAGACTATGTGGctgctttcagttttgttaCTTACCTCATGTTGGTTGGAAACCTCTTATAGCCAAGTGCTAATTGTCTTGCTTTATTTACAGTTGACACACATTGCTAATTGGTAATTTCACACTCTTCCATCATTTTGTTATGTATCTGCAGGTGATTTCTTTGAGGCCTGGGAGGTGTTGCTGAACCACATTCAGTCAGCTGCTCTCAGCAAAAACAATGAGGTCTCCCTGGCCGCTCTCAAGAGCTTTCAAGAGATCCTACAAATTGTCACTCCTGTTAAAGACTCAGACAAAGCTGGTGATGCACTTGCTGCTATGGGAGTCCCCCCAGTGCTCATTGACCCCTTCTCAGCATCTGGTCCTGGCAGACCCCTGGTGCGTTCAGATTCGCTAGTAGAACGGCTGACACGGTACAATGGCGCTGAGCTGCAGGCTCCTCCCCCGGGGGAGGATTCAGCCTTAGAGGACTCGGCATTGTGGTGGTCGGCGTGGAACACATGGTATCGGACAGGAACGGAAAGTACGAGGCCGCCTAGTGGCCCGACAGAGAAGCTTTCTTTTATTCCCAGCCAGCCCTTCCTTACAGCATTGATCCAGATTTTCCCAGCACTCTACCAGCACATTAAGGCCAACTTTAGTATGGAGGATCTGAAGAAGCTGGGGGTCATCCTTCATGGGGCTGTGTCTGTGCCTATCAGCAGTGATGCCTCCCCTTTCATCCTCCCCTCCTATACTGAAGCTGTGCTAACCAGCCTGCAGGAAGCTGTGCTCACAGCTCTGGATGTTTTACAGAAGGTGAGCAGCATATAGCTGATATACAgtgccaagaaaaagtatgtgaaccttttgggatTTCATAGTTTTATGTATTCATTTgcataatgtgtctaaaataacaacacaaaaagattctaatctttcatgtgtttgttgagaacaaccataaaaggACTCAGGAttgtttcttcacctcattgatgagtgtttgttgtgctcatTTTGAGTGGCTGCCCAGGTCAGGCCCAGgtgactccaattagctttttttaaggtcattattcaaagggttcacataataaaccatgaaattccattcacatactttttcttgccactgtatttctCTTCATACGATCATGGCCAAAGGAGTTGCCATAGTAAACTGGGCTCTAAGACacactttttcacatttactgtcTAAAGCAATGTGCCACAATTCAATATTGTCAAATAATATGaaactgaaaactgcagaaTGTCCTCACATTTGGAACCACtaaatgttttgctttaattttatttgctAACTCTTGGCTTGAATCCACATATGAGCTACATTTCTTCACTTTTGTTTGATTGATGTACATAATATAATCGCAGCAAAACCTTTCCACTGACCTTTAATTGATGCCTTGACTTGATACAGCAACTCCAGATCTCTGCCAAGAATATCACGTGTCTGAGAAATGCAGACCTTTACTCTTCCCATCAACCAAAAGTTATTTCTTCCTATTTTGTGTCAACTCAGCCTAGGAAACAATGTGTCAGTCTGCTAAATTATGCAATATGCAGTCCCATGGTGGATGTCAGCAGTGTTTGTTCCTCCCTTCCCTCCCTGCTGCAGGCCATCTGTGTGGGCCCGGAGAACCTGCAGGTCATGTACCCAGCCATCTTTGAACAGCTGCTACTCTTCGTGGAGTTCTCCTGCAAGCCTCCTCAGTACGGCAGAATGGAAACCAAACACGTGGCCAATGCCAAATACAACCAGGTAAGAATATGTGGAACTGTCCATTTAACTGCTTGGTTTTCGTTTGCAGTTTGTTGTATTAAAACGGTGTGCACTGCTACTCGTGGTGTGCACTGCTACTCGTGGTGTGCACTGCTACTCGTGGTGTGCACTGCTACTCGTGGTGTGCACTACTGTTCATTGCCATTCTCTGTTTAGCCATTTCCACTAAGGTCATCCCCGTTTTTGTTCATAAACACCCCACACCCTCTCTCAATTTAGACGTCCACTGCTACCCTTAAAACTGTACACTGGTTCTTCTCTGCCTCTATTATTAGCTCCAAGCCACATCTTCACTTTGCTGGCAACTTGtcagagaaatgtttcagtttaaattaatttttaagaACTTAAATTTCCATGGAAACCGGTGATATGGAGCTAGATTGCTTCATTTAGCAAACCACATACAAATTTCAGTTCTTCTCAAGAACAGAGGAGACTTTTCACATCATTGTTCTGACATTATTGTCCTCATTATTGTCTTCTTGTGGTTCTAGAAACCTGCGAGTAGCAGGTTTTCAGGGGAATATTGACAGTTGCCTTCATTCAACTCTGCTGGAACAATTATTGCATTGCACATGTCTCATGTTCTGAATGTCATTCTGTTACTTCCTGCATCTGGACTCCAGTCCCAGCCCCAATACTGGACATTTTTGTGGATCTGAATATGTTCAAATTGTTTAAATAAGAGGTTCAAACTAAAAATCCAACCTAAGTGAACTGATGTAATGAGTAGTCTTTATTGCCTTCTTGGCTTTTTTCCAGTGTTGTTACCTTTTCCTAAATGTTCTTGGTATTAGGAGTCAGTGTTTTGCCCTGAATCAGTCCTGATTAAATCTCATTTAGCCAATATGCCCTTCCAAATTCGACACAACTTTGAAGCACCGGTTTAATTACGATCTTctcttattctgtttctttGGACTACTCACTGGATAACCATTTTAGATCCAGCTCTTTGCACCGGTGAGTTGTATCATCTCCTTCAGCCCCCTGTATAGTTGTTCTAAGCTGTGCTAAATGGTGACAACCTATCCTCTGCGGTAGCTGAACTATCACACCGCATGGTAGGCTCTCACGTCTCATCTGCGTCTTTCACTCACTCCATACTCCCCTCACTGCCTGCCACTAACTGGTGGTTATGCCTCCGTGTGCACAGTCCCTGtgcagttctgttttcagttgattttgtgtttttggtgaTTTTCATATGCACACGTGtgcttctgtttatttttcttagaGACACACTTTGTAGCTTCCAATAATTTTTTTGGCTATAACATTTCAGCTGTACTCATATGAGCCTAATAGAAGTGACTGTGATTAATTTTTGTGTGACTTGTGTGCTTCTACAAAGTGTGTCTTTGAAAACAGCTTTTCATGTGACTCTGCCCAAAGGTAGGGTTTCAGATTTGTTAGACTAATGTCTACTCctgttttttctcccccccAGGCGGAGTGGGTTGCCTTAAACTATGTGCCCTTTGCTGAGCGCTCCTTGGAGGTAGTGGTGGACCTGTACCATAAAACAGCATGCCACAAAGCTGTCATCAACGAGAAAGTTCTGCAAAACATTATCAAGGTATTTTCACCAGGATGGTTCTTAAATTCacagaaatgtagttttttaacactgtaattGTGGGTGGCATGGGGGTGTAGTGGTTAGCAATGTCGCCTGAGAGCTAAAGCTATGCTTTACAAAGATTTTTCAGTGTCTTCCATCTCATCTTTTTGATTTGCAGGCCCCCACTTTAATTAGTTCaacttatttttttccccatagTGTGTTTATAGGAAATCCTAAACTGAAGAGAGTTCATTTGCCAAAGAACTATTAACAAGGTTCCCCATGGACATATCCAAATCTCACCCCGCCCTTTTTTTGTGTCCAAAACAAGAAACTGATACTCGTAAAATCTCAACCCTGAGGAATACATCTGTTCTCTGAAAGAAGGACTTGGTCAAAAGATGGTCTATTATGTTTTCTGGTTTTTATGGAACAAAACTTGAATCAGTGCCCGGGAAAAACTGTCTTCAAATACTGCTTTGATGTTAACTCTATGAATTCAAACCTCTTCTCTATAAAAGAGAAGGTGGAAACCTTTTCAGGGTACTCCAGTTAGTTCTATAGATATTACCTTGAAGTCTCTGAGTCTTTCTGAGTTTCATTCTCATGATCTCTTATTATGGCGctctctttatttttccctttcctTGTAAGACGCTAAGAATGCCCTTGGGTTTGAAGTATGCCTGTCCATCCGAGAGCACCTGGAAGCTCGCTGTTTCCTCCCTTCTCAAGGTTCTGTCTATCGGATTGCCAGTGGCACGCCAGCATGCCTCATCTGGGAAGTTTGAAACTATGTGGCCAGAGCTAGCAAATGCCTTTGAAGACTTCCTTTTTACCAAAAGGTACAGATTTAGAAAATCTCCACATTATGTTTGCatgtctataaataaatattctggACGTTCAAACCCATGGTTTTGATTGATGTCCTTTTATAGCACACCTCCAGATAACCTGTCCATCCAGGAATTTCAGAAGAATGAAGCCATTGACGTTGAGGTAAATACCTGTGCTTATCATCTAGTGTTTCATGCCATGGTGAGTTTTGCCTACATCACTTTGTCCTCTTCATTTTAGGTGGTCCAGCTGATCAGCACAGAGATTTTACCGTTTGCCAATTTCATCCCCAAAGACTTTGTTGGCAAGATCATGGCTATGCTCAATAAAGGTTCCATTCACTCGCAGTCTCCCTCATTCACAGGTGAGATGAGACTTAGGTACATTACGTTTTAGCTGTGCCAATTATCTGTATTTCTCACATTAATATTATAGCAGGTTGCCTGAGTGCTGATTGTTGGAGGAATGTCAGTATAAACATCAAGTCCTTGGTTTGTTGCAATGGCTGTTATCAAGCTTCAAATGTGTGGAGCAGGAC
This DNA window, taken from Anabas testudineus chromosome 6, fAnaTes1.2, whole genome shotgun sequence, encodes the following:
- the mon2 gene encoding protein MON2 homolog isoform X1; translated protein: MSTSSPEAVKKLLDNMQTDLRSLSMECKKKFPPVKEAAESGIVKIKTIAARNADILAALKENSSEVVQPFLMGCGTKEPKITQLCLAAIQRLMSHEVVSEAAAGNIINMLWQLMENGLEELKLLQTVLVLLTTNTVVHDEVLSKAIVLCFRLHFTKDNITNNTAAATVRQVVTVVFERMVAEDERFKGIVEQPPPVQGNTNRRSVSTLRPSAKDAYMLFQDLCQLVNADAPYWLVGMTEMTRTFGLELLESVLNDFPGVFLEHQEFSFLLKERVCPLVIKLFSPNIKFRQGSSSAASPAPVEKPYFPICMRLLRVVSVLIKHFYTLLVTECEIFLSLLVKFLDGEKPQWLRAVAVESVHRLCVQPHLLRSFCQSYDMKQHSTKVFRDIVNALGSFIQSLFIVPNAGNTAAISAPAGGSGSGAQGAAQGGPGTGGVSGNLTTQAAFEYRGTWIPLMTVSVQGSAKATYLEMLDKVEPPSIPEGYAMSVAFSALLDLVRGITSMIERELSLEEGAAAEFRETHPDQEWQPQPGAHLVWEEMVSACWCGLLAALSLLLDASTDETATENILKAELTMASLCGRLSLVTPRDAFITAICKASLPPHYALTVLSSNAANLSSKAYSIQGQSVQIISPSSESHQQVVAVGQPLTAQPQGTVVLTAKNIQCMRTLLNLAHCNGAVLGTSWQLVLATLQHLVWILGLKPGLGGALKPGRAVEGPSTVLTTAVMTDLPVISNILSRLFESSQYLDDVSLHHLINALCSLSLEAMEMAYGNNKEPSLFAVAKLLETGLVNMDRIEILWRPLTGHLLEKVCQHPNSRMREWGAEALTALIKAGLAYKHDPPLAQNQRLQLLLLNPLKELSNVLHADIRQKQLESVLQILQSQGDSLGPGWPLVLGVIGAIRNDQGESLIRTAFQCLQLVVTDFLPTMPCTCLQIVVDVAGSFGLQNQELNISLTSIGLLWNISDYFFQRGEAITQELIREEEALQKQAQEKGETLNRPFHPAPPFDCLWLCLYAKLGELCVDPRPAVRKSAGQTLFSTIAAHGTLLQQPTWHIVVWKVLFHLLDCVRTSSTTADKEKIESGGGNILIHHSRDTAEKQWAETWVLTLAGVARIFNTRRYLLQQLGDFFEAWEVLLNHIQSAALSKNNEVSLAALKSFQEILQIVTPVKDSDKAGDALAAMGVPPVLIDPFSASGPGRPLVRSDSLVERLTRYNGAELQAPPPGEDSALEDSALWWSAWNTWYRTGTESTRPPSGPTEKLSFIPSQPFLTALIQIFPALYQHIKANFSMEDLKKLGVILHGAVSVPISSDASPFILPSYTEAVLTSLQEAVLTALDVLQKAICVGPENLQVMYPAIFEQLLLFVEFSCKPPQYGRMETKHVANAKYNQAEWVALNYVPFAERSLEVVVDLYHKTACHKAVINEKVLQNIIKTLRMPLGLKYACPSESTWKLAVSSLLKVLSIGLPVARQHASSGKFETMWPELANAFEDFLFTKSTPPDNLSIQEFQKNEAIDVEVVQLISTEILPFANFIPKDFVGKIMAMLNKGSIHSQSPSFTEAEIDVRMREEFSKVCFETLLQFSFSNKVSTPQEGYISRMALSVLLKRSQDVLRRYVEDERLSGRCPLPRQQVTEIIFVLKAISTLMDSLKKTQPENVDGNTWAQVIALYPTLVECITCTSSEVSSALKEALGPFKDFMQPPVSRVQNGES